The Alosa sapidissima isolate fAloSap1 chromosome 6, fAloSap1.pri, whole genome shotgun sequence genome window below encodes:
- the LOC121711587 gene encoding uncharacterized protein LOC121711587 isoform X1, protein MSNPATAIQRSSSSIPLPADHVLNSGAVIFPGAFDQQGCPLVVFPTEAQNKLSDLTKEDINGFISYFLRLHNESQEKESLVSVVVDLRQATLPTTRCIAESLQLLELHKRTIHTLYVVQPKKKDVLKLLLKVLVPGNSKRYISAPFKRIFLKEVFELYNYIDRSQLTPSLGGYLIYSHGSWVTFIKEIDVFVKEFLLVVQKLPSCIATLQTISQQPVPSGLDELKEFCSVNEARFQQLRRDLGLDELLRHCECVVEKLRYPENDPCYQAMAGTAIFTHTAYDMLLNYSRITAAVEKVELLWQQAFSKAHLQLRVLQLQREAQQITEQMGVLRKEKLQPYRIEIAKDASWADSLKLDFETCIYTPAMALVRRAEDVIHTLHEMLAHGEVLVREPWVDELEILKERFYSTVQLPYQTLRLVSDFYHYYDKAKSWYDLVLRENFLQDFLWGGTCEGFSSLRRTRTHEPVGGVPVWRRVVYEFLRKNPSPEMAALVQLAHLANVVPETTLQQSGKQLSHRCMTLRKLLSSPGAVPLNDLQLALQWQYEFLRESQNQNTPVTYQTDNKGSDKILRLDSPGGACSLSPEPAFVSGLPSEPTPTNAGTLDQLNKWESGKVVVHHQSSLLPPNTGAVCASVSGKPPSLSSFDSGFDGAGSSHLETGQGREVLDGLLRLPGAPDLRLKPPQPQIHEENISSVSDSEDPHNEFVVAGSPTAASIQIIPKITLDSLNFEIKVKRSATPPKNPWLSLPVEDLENSYTVTITPNRHSRLGDPRSPNGSERSLHSDTSSRSRDQPTQTEVLTSGRRPTDAESREHSVQDSFDSSELSPVRGVLSSTITEPSDQPSFTTEGIPTLMWDSYDFHNLRQEHCDGSSNSLSEDSLNDWDLREQEGLQEVEEILDRAAGILEEEENVLAQEEVLDVLVKTEGSHKQWALWNSEEQFSAMSSCELAESGVIGLDNDLAALPFEQDRSPHGSESKMRALPLQLDDCQRLIDSDLEGAESSQTVLHQELQGLQDLEERILEEHIKIHELRRHEKEVLVLQAENPEDGVQAHRSSTDRERFLKELEKERREVERMEQSLHREMEKDKHKVKKRLSRTWRVVTCSVMERASKQDNLDDVLCEKTKSNSNGPNLEKLTGPVVVVDGLNSKESLISAQSHPQNSFPNDTLETCKNRADTVEVDKTKLSEGNNVDSSNCFEHADGSAPESLADVPGGEPHLEGDSSGESVKEHDSKLSDFTVVEYSEFRDSTVEGKDSGLSDFTVVGEDSEFRDSTAVGKYSELGDSRENVVDEVEGGESEVSLVPDSPPDLGAFEPCVPTERAPVPKPRKTLCVNSSDLSKSEEQINANTYEEDPSSLPSEPTLTTTPPQPKARTCQLSTNHLIPPDVMKHSSNNNNNNPTSEDQITKSCSNTESSYREVQVNPLNALVLDLEGHSTEHIEDVGNVPEPNSEHIEDVGNVPEPSSEHIEDVGNVPEPSSEHIEDVGNVPEPSSEHIEDVGNVPEPSSEHIEDVGNVPEPSSEHIEDVGNVPEPSSEHIEDVGNVPEPSSEHIEDVGNVPEPSSEHIEDVGNVPEPSSEHIEDAKPSCDLVDVPNDRGSNGFQSYSLSVCPINSSPVGQLIDIHAIEMSLFKTPIVLDTGSGLMKAGFADQSLPTTIFPTVIGVPKYEEVMNGHFERETYIGHDAQHMRGVLALRYPMKNGIIRNWDDMEMIWSHTFQQLGVEPEDHPVMLTEAPLNPKENRQRMVELMFEAFGVPLSYVAMQAVLALYAAGRTTGVVLDSGDGVSHSVPVFEGYCLPHAVQRFTLAGMDVTLHLKKLLQEQGVSMCTSAEQEIVRDMKERHCCVSLNYSAELAHGGASSSPAYYTLPDGQVVCLTTERFRAPEILFKPELIGRDQYGMHESIFKSIIHSDIDLRRSFVGNIVLSGGNTLLAGLPERLQDELKNMVPPDLAECVRVTSPKDRDFSVWSGGAVLANLPAFSSAWISQDEYEEFGPQIVFRKCF, encoded by the exons ATGAGTAATCCTGCAACAG cGATCCAGAGGTCCTCCTCCTCGATACCACTGCCTGCGGATCATGTGTTGAACTCGGGAGCAGTGATCTTTCCCG GTGCATTCGACCAGCAAGGATGCCCCCTGGTTGTGTTCCCGACAGAGGCTCAAAACAAGCTCTCAGATCTCACCAAGGAAGACATTAATGGCTTCATAAGCTACTTTCTACGTTTGCATAA CGAAAGCCAAGAGAAGGAGAGCTTGGTCTCTGTTGTTGTTGACTTAAGGCAAGCTACACTCCCCACCACAAGATGTATTGCTGAAAGTTTACAGCTGCTAGAG CTTCACAAGAGGACAATTCACACCTTGTATGTTGTCCAACCAAAAAAGAAAGACGTCCTCAAGCTGTTGCTGAAAGTCCTTGTACCAGGCAATTCAAAGCGATACATTTCTGCGCCTTTCAAG CGGATTTTCCTCAAAGAAGTCTTTGAACTTTATAACTACATTGACCGAAGCCAGTTAACTCCATCTTTAGGAGGATACCTTATCTACAGTCACGGGAGCTGGGTGACCTTTATTAAG GAGATTGATGTCTTCGTCAAGGAGTTCTTGTTGGTGGTTCAGAAATTACCTTCGTGCATAGCAACCTTACAGACCATCTCTCAGCAGCCGGTACCATCAGGATTGGATGAACTAAAAGAGTTTTGTTCAGTTAATGAAGCCAGATTTCAGCAGCTGCGGCG TGACCTTGGCTTAGATGAGCTACTGAGGCATTGCGAATGTGTGGTGGAGAAACTGCGTTACCCTGAGAATGACCCATGCTATCAGGCGATGGCTGGAACTGCCatctttacacacacagcatatgacATGCTACTCAATTACAGCAG AATAACCGCTGCTGTGGAGAAGGTGGAGTTGCTGTGGCAACAGGCTTTTTCCAAGGCCCACCTCCAGCTGAGAGTGCTCCAGCTACAGAGAGAAGCGCAACAG ATAACGGAACAGATGGGGGTCTTGCGAAAAGAGAAACTTCAGCCATACCGAATTGAAATTGCCAAAGATGCCAGCTGGGCAGACTCACTGAAGCTGGATTTTGAAACGTGTATATACACTCCTGCCATG GCTTTAGTCCGTCGTGCTGAAGACGTAATCCACACGCTGCATGAGATGCTGGCCCATGGTGAGGTGCTGGTGAGGGAGCCGTGGGTGGACGAACTGGAGATCCTGAAGGAGCGATTTTACTCCACAGTGCAACTCCCCTACCAAACACTCCGACTGGTCTCTGACTTCTACCACTACTATGATAAG GCCAAGTCCTGGTACGATCTTGTTCTCCGTGAGAACTTCCTCCAGGACTTTCTGTGGGGTGGGACCTGTGAGGGCTTCTCTTCGCTACGCCGTACTCGTACTCATGAGCCTGTTGGTGGGGTGCCGGTGTGGAGACGAGTGGTCTATGAGTTTCTCAGGAAGAACCCCTCCCCAGAAATGGCAGCGTTGGTTCAGCTAGCACATCTGGCTAATGTTGTTCCTGAAACAACATTACAGCAATCAGGGAAGCAGCTGTCACATCg ATGTATGACCTTGAGGAAACTGCTGTCGTCCCCTGGAGCAGTGCCACTGAATGACCTTCAGTTAGCCTTGCAGTGGCAGTATGAGTTTCTCAGAGAGAGCCAGAACCAGAACACTCCAGTCACATACCAGACTGACAACAAAGGGTCTGATAAGATTTTGAGACTTGACAGCCCAGGTGGAGCATGCAGTTTGTCCCCTGAACCAGCCTTCGTATCCGGCTTGCCGTCCGAGCCGACACCAACCAATGCTGGAACGTTAGACCAGCTAAATAAGTGGGAGTCTGGGAAAGTAGTGGTGCACCACCAGTCTTCACTGCTCCCACCAAACACAGGTGCTGTCTGTGCCTCTGTGTCTGGCAAGCCCCCTTCTCTGAGTTCCTTTGACTCGGGCTTTGACGGAGCTGGAAGCAGCCACTTGGAGACGGGGCAGGGGAGAGAGGTACTGGATGGTTTGCTGAGATTGCCCGGTGCCCCAGATTTGAGACTGAAGCCCCCACAACCCCAGATCCACGAGGAGAACATCTCCAGTGTTTCTGATTCTGAGGATCCCCACAATGAGTTTGTTGTGGCAGGCAGCCCAACAGCTGCAAGCATTCAGATCATTCCCAAGATCACTCTGGACTCGCTGAATTTTGAGATTAAAGTGAAGCGATCTGCCACTCCGCCTAAAAACCCATGGCTTAGTCTGCCAGTGGAGGATCTGGAGAACTCCTACACAGTCACAATCACACCCAACCGGCACTCGCGTCTCGGCGACCCGAGAAGCCCCAACGGTTCTGAACGGTCTCTTCACAGCGACACTTCCAGCAGGTCACGAGACCAGCCTACACAAACAGAGGTTCTGACCAGCGGACGGCGGCCCACTGATGCTGAGTCCAGAGAGCACTCTGTGCAGGACAGTTTTGACTCGTCGGAGTTGAGCCCAGTCAGAGGCGTCCTCTCAAGCACCATCACGGAACCCAGCGATCAGCCAAGCTTTACAACTGAGGGCATCCCCACGCTGATGTGGGACTCCTACGACTTTCATAACCTCAGACAGGAGCACTGTGATGG CTCTTCAAACTCCCTGTCTGAAGACTCCCTGAATGACTGGGATTTAAGGGAGCAGGAAGGATTACAAGAAGTAGAAGAGATCCTCGACCGTGCTGCAGGAATATTAGAG GAGGAAGAGAATGTTTTGGCACAGGAGGAAGTGTTGGATGTTCTAGTGAAGACTGAGGGTTCACACAAACAGTGGGCATTGTGGAACAGTGAAGAGCAGTTCAGTGCG ATGTCATCTTGTGAATTGGCAGAATCTGGGGTCATTGGTTTGGATAATGACCTCGCTGCTTTGCCCTTTGAACAAGATCGGTCACCGCATGGATCAGAAAGTAAAATGAGGGCGCTCCCCTTGCAGTTAGATGACTGCCAGAGGCTGATTGATTCTGACCTGGAAGGTGCCGAGAGTAGTCAGACCGTTCTCCACCAAGAACTTCAGGGTCTTCAGGACCTTGAGGAGCGCATTTTGGAGGAGCACATAAAGATCCATGAGCTAAGGAGGCATGAAAAGGAAGTCTTAGTGCTCCAAGCGGAAAACCCAGAAGATGGTGTTCAGGCACATAGATCCAGCACGGACAGAGAAAGGTTCCTGAAAgagctggagaaggagagaagggaagTTGAGAGAATGGAGCAAAGTCTTCACAGGGAAATGGAAAAGGACAAACACAAGGTGAAGAAACGTCTCAGCAGGACCTGGCGAGTGGTGACGTGCTCAGTCATGGAGAGAGCCTCTAAACAGGACAACTTGGATGATGTGCTTTGTGAAAAAACGAAATCGAACTCCAATGGCCCTAATCTGGAGAAACTGACAGGACCTGTTGTGGTGGTGGATGGTTTGAATTCCAAGGAGTCGCTGATCTCTGCCCAGAGCCATCCACAGAACAGTTTTCCAAATGACACTCTGGAGACATGCAAGAATAGAGCGGATACAGTGGAAGTGGACAAGACTAAGCTCTCTGAAGGAAATAATGTTGACTCTTCCAACTGTTTTGAGCATGCTGATGGAAGTGCACCTGAATCTCTTGCAGATGTACCTGGAGGAGAGCCACATCTGGAAGGGGACAGTAGTGGAGAGTCTGTGAAAGAACATGATTCTAAACTTAGTGATTTCACTGTAGTAGAATATTCTGAATTTAGGGATTCCACAGTAGAAGGAAAAGATTCTGGACTTAGTGATTTCACAGTAGTAGGAGAAGATTCTGAATTTAGGGATTCCACAGCAGTAGGAAAATATTCTGAACTTGGGGATTCAAGAGAAAATGTTGTAGATGAGGTAGAGGGAGGCGAGTCAGAGGTTTCTTTGGTTCCCGATTCACCACCTGATCTTGGTGCGTTTGAGCCTTGTGTTCCAACTGAAAGGGCTCCTGTGCCAAAACCAAGAAAAACCTTGTGTGTTAATAGTTCAGATCTCAGTAAATCTGAAGAGCAAATCAATGCGAACACCTATGAGGAAGACCCAAGCTCTCTTCCCTCAGAGCCAACATTAACCACAACCCCTCCACAACCAAAAGCACGAACCTGCCAGCTGTCTACCAACCATCTGATTCCTCCAGATGTAATGAAACACAGCagtaacaacaataacaacaacccCACCAGTGAGGATCAAATAACCAAATCATGTAGCAACACTGAATCATCCTACAGAGAAGTGCAGGTTAATCCTTTAAATGCGCTTGTGTTGGATCTGGAAGGCCATTCCACTGAACATATAGAGGATGTGGGCAATGTCCCTGAGCCTAATTCTGAACATATAGAGGATGTGGGCAATGTCCCTGAGCCTAGTTCTGAACATATCGAGGATGTGGGCAATGTCCCTGAGCCTAGTTCTGAACATATCGAGGATGTGGGCAATGTCCCTGAGCCTAGTTCTGAACATATCGAGGATGTGGGCAATGTCCCTGAGCCTAGTTCTGAACATATAGAGGATGTGGGCAATGTCCCTGAGCCTAGTTCTGAACATATCGAGGATGTGGGCAATGTCCCTGAGCCTAGTTCTGAACATATCGAGGATGTGGGCAATGTCCCTGAGCCTAGTTCTGAACATATAGAGGATGTGGGCAATGTCCCTGAGCCTAGTTCTGAACATATCGAGGATGTGGGCAATGTCCCTGAGCCTAGTTCTGAACATATAGAGGATGCAAAACCCTCATGTGATCTGGTAGATGTCCCAAATGATAGAGGTTCTAATGGCTTCCAGAGCTACAGTCTTTCTGTATGTCCCATCAACTCATCTCCTGTCGGTCAACTGATCGACATACACGCAATagag ATGTCTCTTTTTAAAACTCCAATAGTCCTGGACACTGGATCTGGTTTGATGAAAGCTGGCTTTGCGGACCAGAGTCTGCCTACCACCATATTTCCAACAGTCATTGGAGTCCCCAAGTATGAG GAGGTCATGAATGGTCATTTTGAGAGGGAAACCTACATCGGCCATGACGCCCAACACATGAGGGGAGTCTTGGCACTAAGGTATCCCATGAAGAATGGCATTATCCGCAACTGGGATGATATGGAAATG ATCTGGAGCCACACATTCCAGCAGCTGGGTGTGGAGCCTGAGGACCATCCAGTGATGCTGACTGAAGCGCCACTGAACCCTAAAGAGAACAGACAGCGGATGGTGGAGCTCATGTTCGAGGCCTTCGGTGTTCCACTCTCCTATGTGGCCATGCAGGCAGTGCTGGCGCTGTATGCAGCTGGACGCACCACAG ggGTGGTGTTGGACTCTGGGGACGGGGTGAGCCACAGTGTGCCGGTGTTTGAGGGCTACTGCCTTCCTCATGCTGTTCAGCGCTTCACTCTGGCTGGCATGGACGTCACACTGCACCTTaagaag TTGTTGCAGGAGCAGGGTGTATCCATGTGCACATCTGCAGAGCAGGAGATTGTGCGGGACATGAAGGAGAGGCACTGTTGCGTCTCTCTAAACTACTCGGCAGAACTGGCACATGGAGGCGCCTCTAGCTCTCCGGCATATTATACTCTGCCAGACGGCCAGGTTGTGTGCCTGACCACAGAGAGATTCAG AGCTCCGGAGATCCTTTTCAAGCCTGAATTAATTGGGCGTGACCAGTATGGGATGCATGAAAGTATCTTTAAGTCCATAATCCATTCTGATATTGACCTACGAAGGAGCTTTGTGGGAAACATTGTTCTGTCGG GTGGCAATACCCTGCTGGCAGGCCTACCTGAACGACTTCAGGACGAGCTCAAGAACATGGTGCCGCCTGACCTGGCTGAGTGTGTGCGGGTGACGAGCCCGAAGGACCGGGACTTCTCAGTGTGGAGCGGAGGGGCAGTGCTCGCTAACCTGCCTGCTTTCAGCTCGGCCTGGATCAGCCAGGATGAGTACGAGGAGTTTGGCCCCCAGATCGTCTTCAGGAAATGCTTCTGA